Within Desulfobacterales bacterium, the genomic segment GAACTCGCTTCGCCGCAACGGCGATTCGGAATCCATAAGCATATCCTGCCGAAGTTGTTTCAATTTCCGTTTTTGCCGTCACAGCCGCGGCTCAGGTTCCGCTACACCGTTCGGTATAAGAAAACCCCTTTCCCGGTCCAACCTCAAACGTACGGGGTTTACCGAAACCTTACTGTCGTCCGGAGCGCGTGTTCCGAACAAACTATTGATCACGCTGGTTTGACCACCGCGCCGGAGCGGATGCAGCGGGTGCAGGCCCGGACATGGGTGGTGGCGCCGCCCCTGGTCACGGTGCGGACTTTCTGCAGGTTGGGCAGCCAGCGGCGGCGGGTCTTGTTATGGGCATGGCTGACATTGTTGCCGGTGGCAGGACCTTTTCCGCAGATATCACATACTTTAGACATGGTTGAACTCCTTGCTATTTGCAAGCCCGGGGACTCGTTTGTTGTAAAATTGAATCGGGATTTATAACTCTTCCCGCCGGATATGGCAAGGTTTTTTCACGCCTGATCCAGGGCTTTTTTATTGACAGTAACGGAACAATCATGGTAACAACGACGATTCGGTTTCTGCCTCCGGTCCGGCCGGCAACAACCCGCGGCACCTGTGACCTCTTACAGTCATGTCGTGCTGTTATATGCCCGGTGATCTCCGGTCGGTATGACCTGGTTGCGGTGCGGATTTGGGCCGGGGTACAGCTGGCAACTCATCCGGCTGACGGGTAGTTTTGACCCGCCGCCGGCCGCGGTCCGGGTAAAAAATACCCGGACCGGCCATCCCGGTCATGAGGGCGCAACCGCGTTTTCCCCCCTTAATATGGCAAGAACGACCGGCAGATGCCACCGGCCCGGCCGGGTGGCATGGATTGTGCTGTTATCCCACGGATCATGGATCAAAACGGTGAGTTGCTCCAGGCCTTGTCCAACCATAATTCTTAAAACCCCTTTTCCCGCGGTAGAACTGATCGGATGAATATGAAAAAGAATGCAGTCTGGCGGTTTTTTGCATCGGTCAAGCTGGCCCTGTTCACCTTTTTTGTGCTGGCGGCCACCTCGATCATCGGCACGGTGATTCCCCAGAACAGCAGTTCAGCGGAGTACCTGCGTTATTACGGTCAGAGCGCCGGCAAGTTGATCCTGCTGCTCGATATCAACGACATGTACAACTCCTGGTGGTTTGTCTCCCTGCTGATCCTGTTCAGTGTCAACCTGATCGTCTGCAGTATCGAGCGGCTGCCCAATGTCTGGCGGATGGTGGTCATGGACAACCTGGCCACTGACCCGGCCCGGCTGCGCAAGATGGGGGCCCGCAAGCTGTTCGTCACCCCGCTGACCCGGGAGGCCGCGGTGGAGCGGCTGCAGGTGGTGCTGGGCAAGGCGGGCTGGCGGCCGCGGCAAAGGGATCTCGACGGGAACAACAGCCTGCTTTTTTCGCAGAAGAGTCCCTGGGTCCGGTTCGGGGTCTACCTGGTTCATCTCAGTGTATTGATCATCTTTACCGGGGCGATCATCGGTTCGTTCATGGGTTACAAGGCCAGCGTCTATATCCCGGAAGGGGGGGCGGTGGATTATGTCTATGAGACCGGCACCGGCGAGCCCATTCCCCTGGGTTTTACGGTGCGCTGCGATAAGTTTGATATCGAGTATTATGACGTGCGTCCCAAGGAGTACCGCTCCGATCTCACCATATTGGAAAACGGCCGGGAGGTTCTCAAGAAGAGGATTATCGTCAACGACCCCCTTGATTACAAGGGGCTCACCTTTTACCAGTCCAGCTATGATCTCCAGTATGACTACATCGTCTCGATCAAGGATCAGACCACTGGTCAGGAAAAGACCTTCCAGCTTCCGCCGCGCCGCCAGGTCGGCTGGCCCGGGACCGACATCCAGTTCGGGATAGTGAGCGACCATCCGCCCAACAACAAATGGGGCTCGTTCTCGCTTAAGATCTGGTATTCCGACAACAAGGGACCGGCCAGGACCTTTGTGGTTGACAACAGTGCCCCGGTCAGGATCGAACGTCCGGATACCAGCATGCTGATAACGGCCAAGGGCTATGAGCGCTACTCCCGCACCGGCCTCCAGGTTGCCAAGGACCCGGGGGTCTGGTATGTCTATACCGGGTGTACCCTGATGCTGCTCGGCCTGCTGGTCACCTTTTTTCTCGCCCATCGGCGGATCTGGGTCCATGTCAGCCGGCACGGGGAGAAAACAGAGGTGCTGGTCGCCGGCCACAGCAACAAGAACAAGGTGGGATTCGAGAATGCCTTTGACTCCCTGGTCGACCAACTGCAAGATGATGAACAGTTACAGCTAAGCGGGAAGACATCATGACAAGTTCGCAACTATTAGGGTTGGGCACCTTTGCCTACCTGGGGGCCGCGGTCCTCTATCTGGCCCTCTTTATCTTCCGGGCCCAGAAGCAGCTGGGACTGATCGCCACCCTGGCCACCATTGTCGGGGTGCTCCTCCTCTCCGGCGGCATCGGCCTGCGCTGGGTGGAGTCCTATCAACTGCACCCTGGCTCCGGTCATGCGCCGCTCTCCAACATGTATGAATCGCTGGTCTTTTTTGCCTGGGTGATCGGGGTCCTGTACCTGGTGATCGAGTTCAAGTTCAAGAACAAGAGCATCGGTGCCTTTGCCATGCCCTTTGCCTTTCTGAGCATGGCCTTTGCCTCATTCAGTTTCGATGCCCGGGCCCAGGCCATTGAACCGCTGGTTCCGGCCCTGCAGAGCAACTGGCTGCTCTTCCATGTGGTTACCTGTTTCATCGGTTATGCCGCCTTTGCGGTGGCCTGCGGCCTGGGGATCATGTATCTCTGCCGGAACAGTCTGGGCAGGAACGCCCCCGAGACCAGCATCTGGAACTCTCTGCCGGCCCTTAAGGTGATCGACGACCTGACCCACAAGACCATCCTCTTCGGTTTTCTCTGGCTCACCGCCGGGATCATCACCGGCGCGGTCTGGGCCAACTCGGCCTGGGGCACCTACTGGAGCTGGGATCCCAAGGAGACCTGGTCGCTGATCACCTGGTTTGTCTACGCCGCGGCCCTCCATGCCCGTTTCACCCGCGGCTGGGGCGGCACCCGGATCGCCTGGATCGCGATCATCGGTTTTGTTGCCGTGGTTTTTACCTACTACGGGGTCAACTACCTGCTCTCCGGCCTGCACAGCTACGGCGGGCCGTAAGCAGAGGACAGAAGCCAGAGGTCAGATGACAGAGGACAGATGACAGAGGACGGATGACGGAAAAAACAGTGGACAGTAGGCAGTGGGCTGTGAAAAAAATATGGAGCAGTGATCGTGATCCGAATATAATATTCCCTGCACCCTGCACCCTGCACCCTGCACCCTGCACCCTGCACCCTGCACCCTGCACCCTGCACCCTGCACCCTGCACCCTGCACCCTGCACCCTGCACTCAATTGATTCCCACCCGGGATCAATATCCCATCAGCCCGCAACAGCGGGTGCAGACCGGCATTAGTCCCTCAATGACAAGGCTGCGCCGGAACTTTCGGTACTCCTCCGAGTTCCATAACTCGGTAATGGTCCGGTTTTTAATATTACCCACCACGTAATCATGATAGTCACGGCAGGGGGACAGATCACCGTTACTGTTGATCTCCACGGCCTGAAAGATGGAAATGCACTGCTCAAAGCCGAAGTCGGCCTGGTGGTCCGTGTAGTAGGTGGTAAGGTTTTCTTCACCGGTAACGTTGGGAATGATCGATACCGGTGGAGAGTCCCATGAACTGGAACGGGCGAGCAGGGTCTTCAACTGCCGGTCCAGGAGTTTATAGTTGTCCGGCCTCCAGTTGCCGATCCAGCCGTGATGCCTGACCGGCGGAAAGCCGAACCGTCTGGAAAAATCTTCTTCATGGGCCTGGGCCCTTGCCGGATCGATCCACCAGGAGAGATAAAAGATGAACAGGTCCACCTTGTCACGAAAAGCTTCGTAGATGTCGACCAGGTGTTCGATGTTGGGCTGTGATACCACGGTAAGAGAGGCTATTATCGGCAGGTTGCGCTTGTGGCGTTTCCGGGCCTTGTGTACGGCCGTCAACCCGGCCTGAATATCGGCAAAGCCGTTGCCGTTGCCGACCGCCGGCCGGATGCTGTTGTGCAGCTCAGCACAATGGCCGTCAATGGACGTCTGCAGTAAAAAGAGCGGGGCCTGGACAAGACGGTCGGCCATTGATGCGGTACGGGTGCCGTTGGTGGCGATGGAAACGGGCAATCCCATGGCGGCCGCGCCCTCAATCAAGTCAAGGGTCCCCTGGTACAGGGTGGGCTCTCCGCCCCAGAAATACACATTGGGATGGTGGCCATGGGCCACCAGGTCGTTGAAAATCTCGAGGTAGCGTTCCGGGGCGACCTCCTCCCTTTTTAATTTCTGTAAATCCTGTCCATGCAGGAAACCGCTGTCGCCCCACTGGCCGCAGGTGTGGCAACGCAGGTTGCAAATGTCGGTTATCCGGATGCTGACCTGACGAATTTTACCGGCCTTGCCGTTTGCTCGCCGGGGATGGAGAAGATTGAAAAAAGATTTCTCTACCTCCAGGGGAATCAGCCGGGCGGCAATACGCGGATGTCTGGCAAGCCTGAGGGCGTGTTTGAGGATTATATCATGTTGTAGGCGGCTTCTTCTGGGCATGGTTTTATTTTGTTTAAGGTGAAGTCAGGGCGGGAAAGGGTTATTCGGGAAGGGGAGGTGAACCTGACGTTGAGGGGGAAATACAGACTGAGAACCGGCGACCGTTCTTGGTGGTGAGAATGCCTTTTAACCGGCCGTCGGGGAGAAATTGGCCGGCAAACATGTGGCCGCTGTAATGGGAGGCGGTTAACTTGTCCTTATCAAGTGTGCCGTTGAAGTGATAGATGTTCACCTCACCAAGGAGCCCGTACAGGTAAGCCACCCCTGATATCTTTTCTCCAGTTTGCTTGACCTCGGCAAGAACCGTGTGTCCCCAGACCGAGGAATTCCAGTTGCCGGACAGATCCCGGCCGGCTGCACCGGCCGGTTGGCCGGTAAAAAGAAAAAATATGAGGACAATACCTATTTTTCGGATCATGGCAGGCGGTTGGCCCCAGAGAGTTTTCACGTAACTGATCACCGGGTGTGTATCTCCACGGTATCATTACCCCAAACCTGTAAACGATCACAGGTAAAAAAACACTCCAAGACCCCAAAGTCAAAATCAAAAAGGTTGAGCATTATATATTACAAGATGATATACCCTCTAACAATATTTGGGGCTATATTCTTTTTGCCAAACTCAAGAGTAATTGCAATTTCCACCAGATAACGGCCCGAAAACTCATACCTTTGCCCACCTCAGACACTCACTGCGAAAATGGCCAGAATTATTTATGGAGTACATGGCACCGGACGTGGGCATGCCATGCGGGCCTTGACCATGGCCCGCTATTTTTCCGAACATGAATTCCTGTTTGTCAGCCACAGCCACGGCGCTGCCCTGCTCCGGCAGGAATTTAGCGTGGAAGAGTGTCCCAATCCCTCCACTCCCGTCCGTTCCCACCGGGTCGATATTCCGGCCCTGATCGCCCAGAATCTCAAGGTGCTGGCAAACAGAAAAAAACTACAGCAACGGGTTGTTGCCCTGATTGAAGGTTTTCAACCGACGGTCGCCCTGTCGGATTATGAGTTTTTCGTGCCCCGGGCCAGCCGCCAGGTCGGGCTGCCCTGCCTGTCCCTGGACCATCAACATATCGTCACCTGTTGCCGCCACCAGCTGCCGGTCGGACAGCTCCCCGACTATTTTATTACCTCCTTGATCATGAGACAGCTGTTCAGCCAGGCCGGAAGTTATATTGTAACTTCTTTTTTCCGGCCGCCGGTGACCACCAAATTGAAGACATGGCTCCTGCCCCCCCTGTTGCGCGAGAGTGTCCTCAAGGTTCCGGTTGTTGCGGGGGACCATGTCCTGGCCTACCATGGCTATTCAACCGCCAACGGTTTTTTTGAATTTCTGCGCAACATCCCGCGGCCGGTTTTTGTCTACGGCGCTGACCGCGAGCACACCAACGGCAATCTCCACTTTAAAAAACGGTCGGAACACGGTTTTCTACGGGACCTGGCAACCAGCAGCTACGTGGTCGGCAGCGCTGGTCAGACCTTGATATCGGAGGCCTTGTTTTACGGCAAGCCGTTGATCGTCTTCCCGATCAAGCAGGCTTTTGAGCAGTTCCTGAATGCCTTTTATGTGGAAAAACTTGGATATGGCCGATATTATAATGGATTCGGGCGTCACAAGGAGGATATACAGTCGTTTGAGGGGCAACTCGATAACTTGCGGTATAATATTAATCAGGTAAGTTTCTGCGGCAACCAGGAGGTGTTCTCCCTGGTGCGCCAGTTTATTGACACCGGGGAGATATCGACTGCTACAGCCGCTTAGCGGTCTGAAAACCTGATGTACAGGGAAACGTCGTGGCCGTTAAAAAGATTGTAGTTTCTCAGGACAGAGAACCGGAGGCTTTTTCTGCCGGGCAATGCGTTCCCGGTCTGAAATTGAAGGCCCGGGCCGCGGCGTTCTGGCGGTCACGGGGGTATCTGCTCGCCGGCCTTGACGTGATTGTTATTTTTGCCGGTTTCATCATTGCCTACTATGGCCGTTTTTATTCCATTCTCCGGTCGATCCAGATACCGGGCGTCTCTTATGATATTCCCCCCCTTACACCCTATATCAAGGCCAGCCTCCTTATTGCGGCGGCCTGGCTGTTCCTGCTCTGGCGGGACGGCGCCTACCGGAACGACTTCAACCTGGCTGTTTCGCTCAGAAAGCAACTGCGGGAAATAGTGGCCACCGGTTGTTATGCCATCGTATTCCTGATGGTTGTCTCGTTCATGTACCGGCAGCTGCTGCTGTCCAGGGGGGTCTATATCCTCGGTTTCATCATCTCGCTTTTGCTGCTTTCCCTGGTGCGGGTCTGTTTCCAGCTGGTGGAAAGGCATCTCAGTATTCGTCGGGTGGTGGTGGAGCGTGTCCTGGTCCTGGGAGAGGGGCCTCGGACCGAGTCCCTGGTGAAACGGATCCAGGAAAGGGATTGCAGCACCAGGGTGGTCGGCAGGCTCCACTGGCCGGAGACGGCGGGGCACGGGCAAAGGCCGGACGGTAATCCGGAAGACGAATGGGGCGATGAGATCAAACGGCTCCACGCCCTTACCCGGTTCGACAAACTCCTGCTGGTTCCGGACGGGAAGTTCCTGCTCAATAATCCCGGGCAACGGGAAACCCTGATGCATATCCTCCAGTTCTGCGAGCAAAAGGGGATTGCCTTTTTCATGGTCCCCGATGTCCTGGACGTTGCCATTACCCGGACGGAATTCGGTGACTTCGGCGGGGTGCCGCTCATCCGCCTGCAGGACGCGACCCAGCATATGCTCTATGCGGTGGGAAAGCGGATAATGGATCTGGCCATTTCATCGTTTGTTCTGGTTGCCGGGAGCCCGCTCTGGCTCCTTATCGCTGTTCTGGTCAAGGCTACCAGCAAGGGGCCGGCAATTTATGTCCAGGAACGGGTCGGCGCCAACGGCAGGAAGTTTTCCATGTATAAGTTCCGGTCCATGGCCGAGGATGCCGAAGAACGGCTGGCGGACATGGTTGATTTCGATGATATCAACGAGCCGGTATTCAAAATAAGCAATGACCCGCGGGTCACTCCCCTTGGCAGGTTTCTGCGACGTACCAGCCTGGACGAGATACCACAACTCATTAATGTCTTAAGGGGCGAGATGAGCCTGGTCGGGCCCCGTCCCGAAGAGGCGGGCCTGGTCTCCAAGTATAATGTCTGGCAGATGCGCCGCCTGAAGGCAAAACCAGGTATCACCGGCTACCAGCAGGTGGTGAGCCGGGGTGACCCTTCCCTGGCAAAGCGCATTGAGCTTGATCTATATTATCTCAAACACCAGGGCTTCTGGTTTGACCTGTTCATCCTGCTTAGAACCACGGTGGTGGTTCTAAGGGGAGATGGCCTGCTGTAAGGCGCACGGCAGAGGATTTTCTGCTAAGATGAATTTTTTCTTGCGCCCGTGGCCATGCGCCTTGAGACTGGAGAATGATTTTTGCCCATGGAGCCGCGTGTGGAAATTGTTAAAGAGAAATCCGCCCTGGTTCATCACTGGTTTCTTGACATGACCGGCGGTGAGCGGGTCTGCGAGGAGGTTGCCGAGCTGCTTGGTCAACCGGACATCTATTGTCTCCTTGCCGATCAAGGGAAAATGTCCCCGGTGTTGCAGGAGTGCCGGATCACCACCAGTTTTATCCAGAAGATCCCCTTAGCCCGGCAATGGTACCGATATTACGCCTGGCTGTTCCCGTTGGCAGTGGAGTCATTTGACCTGCGGGAATACGATCTGGTGATCAGCAGTGACGCCAACCTGGTCAAGGGGGTCGTCACCAGGCCGGAAACATGTCATATCTGTTACTGTCACAGCCCCATGCGTTATGCCTGGAGCCATTATCAGGATTATCTCCACGGGATGGGCCGTGGTAAAAAAATAATCACCGCGCTGCTGATGCATTACCTGAGGTCATGGGATTACGGCGCCGCAGCCCGGGTTGATTATTTTATTGCCAACTCACGGGTCGTAAGAGACCGGATACGGAAATATTACCGCCGGGACGCCAAGGTGATCTATCCTCCATGCGGTGTTGAACGTTTCCAGGTCTCCGACCGTTCCGACGACTATTATCTCTGCGTATCGAGACTGGTGGGATATAAACGGATAGACCTGGCGGTCCGCGCTTTCAAGGAAAACGGTCAACGGCTGGTGGTCGCCGGCGCCGGGCCCGAGATGCAGCGTCTGAAATCAATGGCCGGGAAAAATATCGAATTTGCCGGCTGGGTTTCCGACCGGGAACTGGCCTTGCTCTATGCCGACTGCAAGGCCCTGGTCTTTCCGGGGGAGGAGGACTTCGGCATCGTGGTGGTGGAGGCCCAGGCAACCGGCAAGCCGGTTATTGCATACGGCCGCGGCGGGGCTCTTGAGACCGTACTCCCCGGCCGGACCGGCCTGTTTTTTTATGAAAAGACTCCTGCCGCGTTGAATGAAGCCATTGAAAGGTTCGAGCGGAAGCCTGATTTTTTTGACCCCCAAGTCATCCGGCGGAACGCTAATCGTTTTTCCAGGGAGCGGTTTGCAGATGAATTGGCCCAATATATTCAATGGTGTCTGGAGGACCATAGCGCACGTTCTGGCGGTCAAGGGGAGTTGATGCCGTGATCGGCGAATAATCCAACACGTTCACTGTTCTTCCGTTCAGTCAGGGTCACTTGCGCAGTAAGGTTTCGGTAAACTCCGTACGTTTGAGGTTGGACCGGGAAAGGGGTTTTCTTATACCGAACGGTGTAGCGGACCCTGAGCCGCAGCCGTGACGGCAAAAGCGGAATTTGAAACAACTTCGGCAGGATATGCTTATGGATTCCGAATCGCCGCCGCGGCGAAGCGAGTTCCTGCTTGATAGCCTGTTTATGAACAGCCGGCCCTTTTCAATGGAGCGGCCGTTGGTAGAAGAAGACCCCTTTCCCGACAGGAGGGGGTTTACTGAATGTTTACCTTGCGCAGTTGGTATCAAACCTAGCAATATGTGGAAAAACCAACTGATCTGCGGGTGGAACAGCCCATCGAAGAACTGGTAGTGCAGAATTGCGCCGACAACAGGCAGGAGGAGGACAAGGGGATGGTAAGGCATATCCGGCGGTTTTCGGATGGCCGCGCGCACCAGTTTCCAGAGCAGGAGAATGACCGCACTGCTGTAAATAATAATAAACGGAAAACCGAGGTCGGCCATGAAGGTAAGCACGCTGTTTTCCGAAGTCCTCAGCTCATGGGTCCAGCGGGTAAAGGTCTCTTTTGAGGCATAGGGGTATTTTGTTTCGTAATCGGCAAGATATGTGTCGCGGGGAGCCCAGAGGCCGATGCCGAGAAAAGGGTTCAGCCGGGCTAAGTGCCAGGAGAAATAAATGTTTTCGATGCGGTAAGCGATGGAAATGAAGCCCTTGTCATAGGTTGTGGAGTGTTTCTTCAGGTGACTGGAGAGGACCGGGAACATGAGGGCCAGTATGATGAGCAAGATACAGAGTTCCTTGAACGACCATTTCCTGAAAGCGGCTGCCAGCACCAGGCAGAGCGGTGGGAAAATGATTACCGATTCCATGCCGTGAAAATAACCGGCCATGATCAGGACGATATAGCAGGCGGCGAGAAAAAATATTCCCCAGTATTTGAGCGGGCGTGAGCCGGTGGTGATCAGGGCCAGCGGGGCAAAGGAGAGGAGAATGAGCCGGTCGGCCACCGGATGCCAGTGAACATCAATATATTGGTAAATTTTTCCCGAGTTAGCGATACCGGCGACGGTCAGGATCATGACACCAACCAGGATCACCAGGCAGAACCACTGAAAAAAAACCAGCCGGGCCCTGGTGTTGAGAAGGAGCCGGGCCCCCCAGAAGCCGCCCAATGCCGATGTCAGGATAACGAATCCCCTGGCCGATGAAGAGGCAGGGGTTATGCTGAACAAACCGCTGAGAATCACCAGAGACACCAGGATGATGGAAACCCGGGCTGCGGAAGCATGCCGGTGCAGGATTTCCTTTCTTGAGGCAAACAGGGCAACGATAAGAAAGACGGCGCACAAGAGACCGGAGAACACCTTGGCCCTTTCGCCGGGAATTATCACCATATTAGGTTGCAGGAATGCCAGGTGTAATGAAACGGCAAGGAAAACGAACCAGGCAATCCGTTGTCTGACAGGAGTCGTGTTTCCCTTGGCTGAGTCGGCAGGTCTGGCAACTGTTACTGAGTGTGTGGACATGTCGACTCGTTTTTTTCGGGGCCCTGACAAGGGATGAAGTGGCAACATTTCAGACTGAGGCCAGGGTAGGCTATCACTCGAAAAAATCAAAGGGAAAAATGATGCCCTGCTACTACCTCGTTACACGCGGGTTCTCTCTATACGACACCTGACAGTTGACTGGCGGTGAGCCCCATGAATTTTCACCAGACCGATAAGTTCCCGGTTCTGTTCAAGAATGCGCCGGTATTTTTGCTCTGTTGCCTGTGGCTGGTAATGGTTGTTGCGGTAAATCCAGTCGGCGATTTTCCATTGAACGACGACTGGTCTTACGGCGAGACCGTTCGTATACTTATCGAGGAGGGGCGATTCCATTTAACCGGGTGGGTCAGCATGCCGCTGATTGCCCAGGTCGGCTGGGGCGCGCTTTTCTGTCTGCCAACCGGCTTCTCGTTTACATCTCTGCGGCTATCGACCCTGGTTCTAGGCCTGGCCGGGGTCATTACGGTTTACATGTTGCTCAGGGAATGTTCTGCCAGCCGGAATGAGGCCCTTTTCGGGGCCGCATTGCTTGCGGTCAACCCTTTGTATCTCAACCTGTCAAACACCTTTATGACCGATGTGCCGTTCCTGGCAACGGCAATGCTCGCCTTGTTAAGTCTGATTCGAGGGATTCGTTCCGGAAAAACGGCATACCTGTGGACCGGGGTGTTTTTTTCGGTGTTGGCAACCATGATTCGCCAGCTCGGCCTGGTCGTTCCCCTGTCGTTCGCTGTCGGTTATTTATTGAGAAACGGCGTTAATGGCAGGAATCTTTTAAAGGCATTTGCTCCCCTGGCCGTCACGGTTGCGGCATTACTGGCCTACGAGACTTTCATCAAGAGCACCATCGGTCTTCCTGACCTCTATCACCTGAAAAGCGGACTTTTGGTGCGGTCGCTTCTGTCGTTTGAGCCGGCGCTTATTTTGACAACGGCCCAATATTTGGGGGAACTGCTGGTTTATCTGGGCCTGTTCCTGCTGCCATTCACCTTTGTTTCCCCAGGACGGCATGAAATGCGTAGCCCGCCGGGGGAACAAATGATTTTTCCGGTTATCGCCATATCCCTTGCCGGGGCGATTACCGCGTTGCTGGCAGGGCTCGGGATTCTCATGCCTTTACAAGGCAATATCCTGCATCGGGCCGGACTGGGTCCGGTGAGGCTTTATGACGTTGCAACCCTTGGTCTGCGGCATCCGGCAACCCTCCCGGAGACAACCTGGTTGATAATAACTTTTCTGGGGATCACCGGCATTATACGGTTTGTTTTGTTTTTCCTGCTGCCAGGGAAAAAGTTAACGAATGATATCGGCTCGGGCCGCCGGGAAAAATGGCTGATCTGGATGCTGGTATCCGCTTGTCTTATCTATGCGGTGCCGATATGCATAACTGGATTTTTTGATCGCTATATTCTTTTTATGGTGCCTCTTGTTGCGATGCTGTTGGTTTTGTTGCGGCGGAACACCGGACTGGACAGGGCGCCGGTGATCCCGGTAACCTCGATATTGCTGTTGTTCGCTATCGGTGGGTTCAGTGTGGCCGGCACCCATGATTATCTTGCCTGGAATCGTGCCC encodes:
- the rpmB gene encoding 50S ribosomal protein L28; its protein translation is MSKVCDICGKGPATGNNVSHAHNKTRRRWLPNLQKVRTVTRGGATTHVRACTRCIRSGAVVKPA
- a CDS encoding cytochrome c biogenesis protein ResB; protein product: MKKNAVWRFFASVKLALFTFFVLAATSIIGTVIPQNSSSAEYLRYYGQSAGKLILLLDINDMYNSWWFVSLLILFSVNLIVCSIERLPNVWRMVVMDNLATDPARLRKMGARKLFVTPLTREAAVERLQVVLGKAGWRPRQRDLDGNNSLLFSQKSPWVRFGVYLVHLSVLIIFTGAIIGSFMGYKASVYIPEGGAVDYVYETGTGEPIPLGFTVRCDKFDIEYYDVRPKEYRSDLTILENGREVLKKRIIVNDPLDYKGLTFYQSSYDLQYDYIVSIKDQTTGQEKTFQLPPRRQVGWPGTDIQFGIVSDHPPNNKWGSFSLKIWYSDNKGPARTFVVDNSAPVRIERPDTSMLITAKGYERYSRTGLQVAKDPGVWYVYTGCTLMLLGLLVTFFLAHRRIWVHVSRHGEKTEVLVAGHSNKNKVGFENAFDSLVDQLQDDEQLQLSGKTS
- the ccsB gene encoding c-type cytochrome biogenesis protein CcsB; translated protein: MTSSQLLGLGTFAYLGAAVLYLALFIFRAQKQLGLIATLATIVGVLLLSGGIGLRWVESYQLHPGSGHAPLSNMYESLVFFAWVIGVLYLVIEFKFKNKSIGAFAMPFAFLSMAFASFSFDARAQAIEPLVPALQSNWLLFHVVTCFIGYAAFAVACGLGIMYLCRNSLGRNAPETSIWNSLPALKVIDDLTHKTILFGFLWLTAGIITGAVWANSAWGTYWSWDPKETWSLITWFVYAAALHARFTRGWGGTRIAWIAIIGFVAVVFTYYGVNYLLSGLHSYGGP
- a CDS encoding SPASM domain-containing protein yields the protein MPRRSRLQHDIILKHALRLARHPRIAARLIPLEVEKSFFNLLHPRRANGKAGKIRQVSIRITDICNLRCHTCGQWGDSGFLHGQDLQKLKREEVAPERYLEIFNDLVAHGHHPNVYFWGGEPTLYQGTLDLIEGAAAMGLPVSIATNGTRTASMADRLVQAPLFLLQTSIDGHCAELHNSIRPAVGNGNGFADIQAGLTAVHKARKRHKRNLPIIASLTVVSQPNIEHLVDIYEAFRDKVDLFIFYLSWWIDPARAQAHEEDFSRRFGFPPVRHHGWIGNWRPDNYKLLDRQLKTLLARSSSWDSPPVSIIPNVTGEENLTTYYTDHQADFGFEQCISIFQAVEINSNGDLSPCRDYHDYVVGNIKNRTITELWNSEEYRKFRRSLVIEGLMPVCTRCCGLMGY
- a CDS encoding sugar transferase, with amino-acid sequence MAVKKIVVSQDREPEAFSAGQCVPGLKLKARAAAFWRSRGYLLAGLDVIVIFAGFIIAYYGRFYSILRSIQIPGVSYDIPPLTPYIKASLLIAAAWLFLLWRDGAYRNDFNLAVSLRKQLREIVATGCYAIVFLMVVSFMYRQLLLSRGVYILGFIISLLLLSLVRVCFQLVERHLSIRRVVVERVLVLGEGPRTESLVKRIQERDCSTRVVGRLHWPETAGHGQRPDGNPEDEWGDEIKRLHALTRFDKLLLVPDGKFLLNNPGQRETLMHILQFCEQKGIAFFMVPDVLDVAITRTEFGDFGGVPLIRLQDATQHMLYAVGKRIMDLAISSFVLVAGSPLWLLIAVLVKATSKGPAIYVQERVGANGRKFSMYKFRSMAEDAEERLADMVDFDDINEPVFKISNDPRVTPLGRFLRRTSLDEIPQLINVLRGEMSLVGPRPEEAGLVSKYNVWQMRRLKAKPGITGYQQVVSRGDPSLAKRIELDLYYLKHQGFWFDLFILLRTTVVVLRGDGLL
- a CDS encoding glycosyltransferase — its product is MTGGERVCEEVAELLGQPDIYCLLADQGKMSPVLQECRITTSFIQKIPLARQWYRYYAWLFPLAVESFDLREYDLVISSDANLVKGVVTRPETCHICYCHSPMRYAWSHYQDYLHGMGRGKKIITALLMHYLRSWDYGAAARVDYFIANSRVVRDRIRKYYRRDAKVIYPPCGVERFQVSDRSDDYYLCVSRLVGYKRIDLAVRAFKENGQRLVVAGAGPEMQRLKSMAGKNIEFAGWVSDRELALLYADCKALVFPGEEDFGIVVVEAQATGKPVIAYGRGGALETVLPGRTGLFFYEKTPAALNEAIERFERKPDFFDPQVIRRNANRFSRERFADELAQYIQWCLEDHSARSGGQGELMP
- a CDS encoding O-antigen ligase family protein, with amino-acid sequence MVIIPGERAKVFSGLLCAVFLIVALFASRKEILHRHASAARVSIILVSLVILSGLFSITPASSSARGFVILTSALGGFWGARLLLNTRARLVFFQWFCLVILVGVMILTVAGIANSGKIYQYIDVHWHPVADRLILLSFAPLALITTGSRPLKYWGIFFLAACYIVLIMAGYFHGMESVIIFPPLCLVLAAAFRKWSFKELCILLIILALMFPVLSSHLKKHSTTYDKGFISIAYRIENIYFSWHLARLNPFLGIGLWAPRDTYLADYETKYPYASKETFTRWTHELRTSENSVLTFMADLGFPFIIIYSSAVILLLWKLVRAAIRKPPDMPYHPLVLLLPVVGAILHYQFFDGLFHPQISWFFHILLGLIPTAQGKHSVNPLLSGKGSSSTNGRSIEKGRLFINRLSSRNSLRRGGDSESISISCRSCFKFRFCRHGCGSGSATPFGIRKPLSRSNLKRTEFTETLLRK
- a CDS encoding glycosyltransferase family 39 protein, whose amino-acid sequence is MNFHQTDKFPVLFKNAPVFLLCCLWLVMVVAVNPVGDFPLNDDWSYGETVRILIEEGRFHLTGWVSMPLIAQVGWGALFCLPTGFSFTSLRLSTLVLGLAGVITVYMLLRECSASRNEALFGAALLAVNPLYLNLSNTFMTDVPFLATAMLALLSLIRGIRSGKTAYLWTGVFFSVLATMIRQLGLVVPLSFAVGYLLRNGVNGRNLLKAFAPLAVTVAALLAYETFIKSTIGLPDLYHLKSGLLVRSLLSFEPALILTTAQYLGELLVYLGLFLLPFTFVSPGRHEMRSPPGEQMIFPVIAISLAGAITALLAGLGILMPLQGNILHRAGLGPVRLYDVATLGLRHPATLPETTWLIITFLGITGIIRFVLFFLLPGKKLTNDIGSGRREKWLIWMLVSACLIYAVPICITGFFDRYILFMVPLVAMLLVLLRRNTGLDRAPVIPVTSILLLFAIGGFSVAGTHDYLAWNRARWLGLAELTEGKGIPAELIDGGFEFNGLYAYDAGFTPVTGPDGHELSWWWVRRADYIISMGPVPGYAEVARYPFPRWLPPGEGTVFVQHRQEKVY